In Myxococcales bacterium, a genomic segment contains:
- a CDS encoding DEAD/DEAH box helicase family protein has product MSHDDHWLERLDLHALRALLGKRELEHALLGRLVYVEPPRMTSDGRVFATMGDASGEGPAALGKNVMGLSRVTLFLAEREGALRGDCSRCFTPFGPCLHMAQLAVDLAASRPLRVALQTGADAARAFGAMPNHREERRLEAMVDATLESWLGPGDGAVVTRLDIAATGHGADETVGVAYGDAAARRTPSLSLAVRVYGEKRLVGARDLARLRLSPRDRNVVRYAEETSGKKTIAVRGAFASLTLEAMRQHGGVFGAGFKAPLDFRSPVVRPSLVTTATSVEGDGARSATKLRARWVADGGLSIGFGDALFFPGPYPFIWTREGALYRVARDVDVDVASRLEGAPELVIPHGRLANVGGQLLRSLRSAGVSLPASDTFGLPHVERPRVILRLSGEPLDFQGELIAVYAHGEVPLFGPAVTRAAAPRDEQAEADARALAERVGLVAPADGEDTLDPKAAVVGAAGEQAVQFWQKGLLELRACEEPRVETALSERLARVRLGSAIQSRVHVALEGNWLGTRLEFTAHDVPVELADIQRALQRKHRYVPLDDGTLAKITESVEALVEEAREVMGAKSEARLAAHQLGRVERWLEENDGRMDASVEGLRQRLRSLRIAEPDLPQSLTGTLRPYQERGLAWLQFLKALGAGGILADDMGLGKTITTLALLAQWKEAEGHAPSLVVAPTSVASNWLHEIKRFAPSLRAHLLHGPRSSRTAERISGHDVVVTTYGVLRRDVEWLSAIRFRALVLDEAQQVKNADAATRRAAARIDADVRLALSGTPVENRLRELWSIASLVNPGMLGSVKSFERRYERPVATDVTSPRAQELKGLMRPFLLRRTKSDVLPELPPKTEMNRFVTLTKENRRLYDALALTLRDSVRRAFEDKGEVGTLTVFTALLRLRQMACDPRLVDPSKPAAMSAKREAFLELVHELAREGRRALVFSQFVELLTLWRRDLDLAGIRYEYLDGRTRKRDVPIERFQNGDATLFLISLKAGVPASTSQPPTR; this is encoded by the coding sequence ATGAGTCACGACGATCACTGGCTCGAGCGCCTCGACCTGCACGCGTTGCGGGCGCTCCTCGGAAAGCGCGAGCTCGAGCACGCGCTGTTGGGCCGGCTTGTCTACGTGGAGCCGCCGCGCATGACGAGCGATGGGCGCGTCTTTGCGACGATGGGCGACGCGTCGGGCGAGGGCCCCGCGGCCCTCGGAAAGAACGTCATGGGGCTCTCGCGCGTCACGCTCTTTCTCGCCGAACGCGAGGGCGCGCTGCGCGGTGACTGCTCTCGGTGCTTCACCCCCTTTGGGCCGTGCCTGCACATGGCGCAACTGGCCGTCGATCTCGCCGCCTCAAGGCCGCTCCGGGTGGCCCTGCAGACGGGCGCCGACGCGGCGCGCGCGTTTGGCGCCATGCCGAACCATCGCGAAGAGCGCCGGCTCGAGGCGATGGTGGACGCGACGCTAGAGAGCTGGCTCGGCCCCGGCGACGGAGCCGTGGTGACGCGCCTCGACATCGCAGCCACGGGCCATGGCGCCGACGAGACGGTGGGTGTGGCCTATGGCGACGCCGCCGCGCGCCGCACGCCGAGCCTCTCGCTCGCCGTGCGTGTTTATGGCGAAAAGAGGCTCGTGGGCGCGCGCGATCTCGCCCGCCTGCGCCTCTCGCCACGAGACCGCAACGTGGTGCGCTACGCCGAGGAGACCTCGGGAAAGAAGACCATCGCGGTGCGCGGTGCCTTCGCCTCGTTGACCCTCGAGGCCATGCGTCAACACGGCGGCGTCTTCGGCGCGGGCTTCAAGGCCCCGTTGGACTTTCGGTCGCCCGTCGTAAGGCCGTCGCTGGTGACGACGGCGACCTCCGTCGAAGGCGACGGCGCGCGCTCCGCCACCAAATTGCGAGCGCGCTGGGTGGCCGACGGCGGCCTCTCCATCGGCTTCGGCGACGCGCTCTTCTTTCCCGGGCCTTACCCCTTCATCTGGACGCGCGAAGGCGCCCTCTATCGCGTGGCGCGTGACGTCGACGTGGACGTCGCGAGTCGCTTGGAGGGGGCGCCGGAGCTGGTGATCCCCCATGGGCGCTTGGCCAACGTGGGCGGTCAGCTCCTTCGCTCGCTCCGTTCGGCCGGCGTTTCTCTTCCCGCGAGCGACACCTTTGGGCTGCCCCACGTGGAGCGGCCTCGCGTGATTCTCCGCCTCTCCGGTGAGCCTCTCGACTTCCAAGGCGAGCTCATCGCCGTCTACGCGCACGGCGAAGTCCCGCTTTTCGGACCAGCAGTGACGCGCGCAGCAGCGCCGCGCGACGAACAGGCCGAAGCCGACGCGCGCGCCCTGGCGGAGCGCGTGGGTCTCGTGGCACCAGCCGACGGCGAAGACACCCTCGACCCAAAGGCCGCAGTGGTCGGCGCCGCCGGCGAGCAGGCGGTGCAATTCTGGCAGAAGGGACTCCTCGAGCTTCGCGCGTGCGAAGAGCCACGCGTCGAGACGGCGCTGAGCGAGCGCCTCGCGCGCGTGCGCCTTGGCTCGGCCATTCAATCGCGCGTCCACGTCGCCCTCGAAGGCAACTGGCTCGGCACGCGCCTCGAGTTCACCGCCCACGACGTCCCCGTCGAACTCGCCGACATCCAGAGGGCGCTTCAGCGGAAGCACCGCTACGTGCCCCTCGACGACGGCACGCTGGCCAAGATCACCGAGTCTGTCGAGGCGCTCGTCGAAGAGGCCCGCGAGGTCATGGGGGCGAAGAGCGAAGCGCGCCTCGCAGCGCATCAGTTGGGCCGCGTCGAACGATGGCTCGAAGAGAACGACGGCCGCATGGACGCGTCGGTGGAAGGCCTACGGCAGCGGCTGCGCTCGCTCCGGATCGCCGAGCCGGACTTGCCTCAGTCTCTCACGGGGACCTTGCGTCCCTACCAAGAGCGAGGCCTCGCGTGGCTGCAATTTCTGAAGGCCCTCGGAGCGGGCGGCATCCTCGCCGACGACATGGGCCTCGGGAAGACCATCACGACGCTCGCGCTGCTGGCTCAATGGAAGGAGGCGGAAGGGCACGCGCCGTCGCTCGTTGTCGCGCCGACCTCCGTCGCGTCCAACTGGCTGCACGAGATCAAGCGATTCGCGCCGAGCTTGCGCGCCCACCTGCTCCATGGGCCCCGCAGCAGCCGCACGGCGGAACGCATCTCGGGTCACGACGTCGTCGTCACCACGTACGGCGTTTTGCGGCGCGACGTCGAATGGCTCTCGGCGATTCGATTTCGCGCGTTGGTGCTCGACGAGGCGCAACAAGTCAAGAACGCCGATGCGGCGACGAGGCGCGCCGCCGCGCGTATCGATGCCGACGTGCGACTCGCGCTCTCGGGCACGCCGGTAGAAAATCGCCTGCGCGAGCTCTGGTCGATCGCGAGCCTGGTAAACCCGGGCATGCTCGGGAGCGTCAAGTCCTTCGAGCGACGCTACGAGCGCCCCGTGGCCACGGACGTCACGAGTCCGAGGGCCCAAGAGCTGAAGGGCCTGATGCGGCCCTTCTTGCTGCGCCGAACGAAGAGCGACGTCTTGCCGGAGCTGCCGCCCAAGACGGAGATGAATCGCTTCGTGACGTTGACCAAGGAGAACCGTCGCCTCTACGACGCCCTCGCGCTCACGCTCCGCGACTCGGTGCGTCGCGCCTTCGAAGACAAGGGCGAGGTGGGCACGCTGACGGTCTTTACAGCGCTCTTGCGCCTCAGACAGATGGCTTGCGATCCGCGGCTCGTCGACCCAAGCAAGCCCGCGGCCATGAGCGCGAAGCGGGAGGCCTTTCTTGAGCTGGTGCACGAGCTCGCGCGCGAAGGGCGGCGGGCCCTCGTGTTCTCTCAGTTCGTGGAGCTGCTCACGCTTTGGCGACGCGACCTCGACCTCGCCGGGATCCGCTACGAATACCTCGACGGGCGAACGCGCAAGCGTGACGTCCCCATCGAGCGCTTTCAGAACGGTGACGCGACGCTCTTTCTCATCTCGCTGAAGGCCGGGGTGCCGGCCTCAACCTCACAGCCGCCGACACGGTGA
- a CDS encoding GAF domain-containing protein — protein sequence MNSAESFEVPLAATELAQLLDGLAQTIRGGSLGATGCTRPHPLLLLLSRGDLAVLLVPAIVWDKGRDLMKPLMERFADGSAMMVLLGHPATDATTVVGKGLASLISATPSSEELSVAVSRAFELLEARARAESRGKSLDRYRIELGELLNIARSMGTERDVSKLLGIILEKSRFITGADAGSIYVVEGDEKRPMLRFKLTQNDSLTFDSREFVMPISMRSIAGAAALTKKPVNVANVYELPPGSPYSFDKSFDEKIGYSTRSMLAMPLVSQRDEVIGVIQLINKKREPEEKLRSRADVEAQVIAFDERSEELLGMLAAQAAVSLENTMLYDEIQKLFEGFVRASVEAIESRDPTTSGHSRRVADLTVELAKIVDGVPDGAYASARFSREDLRELEYASLLHDFGKIGVREKVLVKAKKLFDERLELIRGRFDFVVRSLEAEIVGRKLRVLERGGAQSELEALERELVERRLEIEAAYTAVLHANEPTVLQEGDFATIERLARETYTDLRGEMQQLLDETEVSSLSVKRGSLTPEEFDEIRSHVSHTFKFLSQIPWGKAFRRVPIIAGAHHERLNGTGYPNRLRAEEIPVQSKLMSISDIYDALTANDRPYKRAIPVDRALDILDFGVKDGHLDVDLVRIFREARVWERVAAGTP from the coding sequence ATGAACTCGGCCGAATCGTTCGAGGTACCGCTGGCCGCCACCGAGCTGGCGCAGCTGCTCGACGGGCTCGCGCAGACGATTCGCGGCGGATCGCTCGGCGCCACTGGTTGCACGCGACCTCACCCGCTTCTCCTCTTGCTCTCGCGTGGAGACTTGGCGGTGCTGCTCGTGCCCGCGATCGTATGGGACAAGGGCCGCGATCTCATGAAGCCGCTCATGGAGCGCTTCGCCGACGGGAGCGCCATGATGGTGCTCCTGGGGCACCCCGCCACCGACGCCACGACGGTCGTCGGCAAGGGGCTCGCGAGCTTGATCTCGGCGACGCCGTCGTCGGAAGAGCTGTCGGTCGCGGTGTCGCGCGCCTTCGAGTTGCTCGAGGCGCGAGCCCGCGCCGAGAGCCGCGGCAAGAGCCTCGACCGCTATCGCATCGAGCTCGGTGAGCTCTTGAACATCGCGCGTTCGATGGGCACCGAGCGTGACGTCTCGAAGCTTCTCGGCATCATCCTCGAGAAGAGTCGCTTCATCACCGGCGCCGACGCCGGCAGCATCTACGTCGTCGAGGGCGACGAAAAGCGCCCCATGTTGCGCTTCAAGTTGACGCAAAACGACTCGCTCACGTTCGACTCGCGCGAGTTCGTGATGCCCATCTCGATGCGGTCCATCGCCGGCGCCGCGGCGCTAACCAAGAAGCCCGTCAACGTCGCCAACGTCTACGAGCTGCCGCCCGGCTCGCCCTACTCGTTCGACAAGAGCTTCGACGAAAAGATCGGATATTCGACCCGATCGATGTTGGCCATGCCGCTCGTCTCGCAGCGCGACGAGGTCATCGGCGTTATCCAACTCATCAACAAGAAGCGCGAACCGGAAGAGAAGCTCCGTTCTCGCGCCGACGTCGAAGCCCAGGTCATCGCCTTCGACGAACGCAGCGAAGAGTTGCTCGGCATGCTCGCGGCGCAGGCCGCTGTTTCGCTCGAGAACACGATGCTCTACGACGAGATCCAGAAGCTCTTCGAGGGCTTCGTGCGGGCGAGCGTCGAGGCCATCGAGTCTCGCGACCCGACGACGAGCGGTCACTCGCGTCGCGTGGCGGATCTCACCGTCGAGCTCGCGAAGATCGTCGACGGCGTGCCCGACGGCGCCTACGCCAGCGCGCGCTTCAGTCGCGAAGACTTGCGCGAGCTCGAGTACGCGAGCCTCCTGCACGACTTCGGCAAGATCGGCGTGCGCGAGAAGGTCCTCGTCAAGGCGAAGAAGCTCTTCGACGAACGGCTCGAGCTCATCCGCGGGCGCTTCGACTTCGTGGTGCGCTCGCTGGAAGCGGAGATCGTGGGCCGCAAGCTTCGCGTGCTCGAGCGCGGCGGAGCGCAGTCCGAGTTGGAGGCGCTTGAGCGCGAGCTCGTGGAGCGGCGTCTCGAGATAGAGGCGGCTTACACCGCGGTGCTTCACGCCAACGAGCCCACGGTGCTTCAGGAGGGCGACTTCGCCACCATCGAGCGCCTCGCGCGCGAGACCTACACGGACCTGCGCGGCGAGATGCAGCAGCTCCTCGACGAGACGGAGGTGAGCTCGCTGAGCGTGAAGCGAGGCTCGCTCACGCCGGAAGAGTTCGACGAGATCCGCTCGCACGTCTCGCACACGTTCAAGTTTCTCTCGCAGATCCCGTGGGGCAAAGCCTTCCGGCGCGTGCCCATCATCGCCGGCGCGCACCATGAGCGATTGAACGGCACCGGGTATCCGAATCGCTTGCGCGCGGAAGAGATTCCCGTGCAATCGAAGCTCATGAGCATCTCCGACATCTACGACGCGTTGACGGCCAACGACCGGCCCTACAAGCGCGCCATACCCGTCGATCGAGCGCTCGACATCCTCGACTTCGGCGTCAAAGACGGGCACCTCGATGTGGACCTCGTGCGCATCTTCCGCGAGGCACGCGTTTGGGAGCGCGTCGCCGCGGGAACTCCGTGA
- a CDS encoding YXWGXW repeat-containing protein, whose protein sequence is MPTEQFRAPKGVGKVAVARGVGAGSPRIVAEERTLGGQAQGEILNERLDMRSGAVPLERGGGRFVGGIARHQPEGHGFSVTPAHGLVLSKAQLQERAATDRRHEGLHDTAHASGHAAGEHHHGDLATGKGLLAPSPEARLLCARVGNAEELVVGGRLNGALQAVLVGERRVEAVGERQESELVEAVRRETSAERLGETGQLERECIAGRHDRSMVLFGGLMHQRLLSPARLSTALLATALQAALAGCVAGVTATPPRGQVVNSPPPPTLVETRSPPPGPQATWVAGYWHWNGATYSWIPGHWEQAPPGMAWYGPTYGTSPDGSYLYEPGAFRPGAPTAVPPKANALR, encoded by the coding sequence GTGCCGACGGAGCAATTCCGAGCGCCGAAGGGCGTCGGGAAGGTCGCCGTGGCCCGTGGCGTAGGTGCTGGGAGCCCCCGCATCGTCGCGGAAGAGCGCACCCTCGGGGGTCAAGCGCAAGGAGAGATCCTGAACGAACGGCTCGACATGCGCTCCGGCGCCGTACCGCTTGAGCGCGGCGGTGGTCGGTTCGTGGGTGGCATCGCTCGCCATCAACCAGAGGGGCACGGGTTTTCCGTAACGCCGGCCCACGGTCTCGTTCTCTCGAAGGCGCAGCTCCAGGAACGTGCGGCCACGGACCGCCGGCACGAGGGCCTTCACGACACCGCCCATGCGAGTGGCCATGCCGCCGGCGAGCACCACCATGGCGACCTCGCCACGGGAAAGGGCCTCCTCGCCCCGAGCCCGGAGGCGCGCCTCCTCTGCGCCCGTGTCGGGAATGCGGAGGAGCTCGTCGTCGGCGGGCGGCTCAACGGGGCCCTTCAGGCGGTTCTGGTCGGCGAACGACGGGTCGAGGCGGTCGGCGAGCGCCAGGAATCGGAGCTCGTCGAAGCCGTGCGCCGCGAGACGAGCGCGGAGCGCCTCGGGGAGACCGGCCAGCTCGAGCGAGAGTGCATTGCGGGACGACATGATCGGTCGATGGTACTCTTCGGAGGTCTCATGCATCAGCGGCTTCTCTCCCCGGCGCGTCTCTCCACGGCGCTCCTCGCCACAGCTCTCCAAGCGGCCCTCGCGGGATGCGTCGCTGGGGTAACGGCGACGCCGCCGCGAGGGCAAGTCGTGAACAGTCCCCCGCCGCCGACGCTCGTCGAGACCCGCTCACCACCACCAGGTCCGCAGGCGACGTGGGTGGCAGGCTACTGGCATTGGAACGGCGCCACGTACTCGTGGATCCCGGGACACTGGGAGCAAGCACCGCCAGGCATGGCCTGGTACGGCCCGACCTACGGCACCTCGCCCGACGGCAGCTACCTCTACGAACCCGGGGCTTTCCGTCCCGGCGCGCCGACGGCGGTGCCGCCGAAGGCCAACGCCCTTCGGTGA
- a CDS encoding UTP--glucose-1-phosphate uridylyltransferase: protein MWIANLDNLGATVDPVILGLFLEQRDRGKKVMVEVCDKAPLDKGGGPVHAEGTLQVVEEFRLPVGFDASRIKVFNTNTFLVDAAALDEAAIDWTWFRVEKAAHGRKAIQFERLVQELTRALPAAYVRVPRDGGTSRFLPVKDPEELARRGPELSAVATSRGML, encoded by the coding sequence GTGTGGATCGCCAACCTCGACAACCTGGGAGCGACCGTCGACCCGGTCATCCTGGGCCTCTTCTTGGAACAGCGTGACCGCGGCAAGAAGGTCATGGTGGAAGTGTGCGACAAGGCGCCGCTCGACAAGGGGGGAGGGCCGGTGCACGCGGAAGGGACACTCCAAGTGGTCGAGGAGTTCCGTCTGCCGGTGGGCTTTGATGCGAGTCGCATCAAGGTCTTCAACACCAACACGTTCCTTGTCGACGCAGCGGCGCTCGACGAAGCGGCCATCGATTGGACCTGGTTTCGCGTTGAGAAAGCGGCCCACGGCCGCAAGGCCATCCAGTTCGAGCGGCTCGTTCAAGAGCTCACCCGGGCGCTTCCCGCGGCCTACGTGCGGGTCCCCCGCGACGGGGGCACGAGTCGTTTCCTGCCGGTGAAGGACCCGGAGGAGCTGGCCCGCCGCGGACCGGAGCTTTCAGCCGTCGCGACCTCGCGGGGCATGCTCTGA
- a CDS encoding DEAD/DEAH box helicase, producing MIHCDPWWNPAVEDQATDRAYRIGQDKPVTVVRLLAAGTVEEKILSLKAKKRAIVNAVVDDRARALEGLGEDDVLALLGDVERVAASDDETDGRAALPTDTIATDSAVVDPLFEDLVLGARRWLETTGGFESELATILELPVPFASRLARGEPFPCSRKVADRVHERLALFWRGLPTREEAV from the coding sequence GTGATTCACTGCGACCCCTGGTGGAACCCGGCGGTGGAGGATCAAGCCACGGACCGCGCCTATCGCATCGGGCAAGACAAGCCGGTGACCGTGGTGCGGCTCTTGGCCGCCGGCACCGTCGAAGAGAAGATCCTCTCGCTCAAGGCGAAGAAGCGCGCCATCGTGAACGCCGTCGTGGACGATCGCGCGCGCGCCCTCGAGGGCCTCGGCGAAGACGATGTCCTCGCGCTGCTGGGGGACGTGGAGCGAGTCGCCGCGTCGGACGACGAGACCGACGGACGAGCCGCACTCCCCACCGACACCATCGCAACCGACTCCGCCGTCGTGGATCCGCTCTTCGAGGACCTCGTCTTGGGCGCACGGCGTTGGCTCGAGACGACCGGCGGCTTCGAGTCTGAGCTGGCGACGATCCTCGAGCTGCCGGTCCCTTTTGCGTCGCGCCTCGCGCGCGGCGAGCCGTTCCCTTGCTCACGGAAGGTCGCGGACCGTGTTCATGAGCGGCTGGCGCTCTTTTGGCGCGGCCTTCCGACCCGAGAAGAGGCCGTTTGA